One genomic segment of Paenibacillus sp. FSL H8-0332 includes these proteins:
- the mdh gene encoding malate dehydrogenase — protein MAIRRSKITIVGAGFTGATTALMLAQKELGNVVLLDIPQLENQTKGKVLDMLQAGPVQNFDAQITGTSSYEDAAGSDIVIITAGIARKPGMSRDDLVNTNAGIVKSVCENVKRVAPESIVIILSNPVDAMTYVAYHALGFPKNRVIGQSGVLDTARYCTFIAQELNVSVEDVRGFVLGGHGDDMVPLVRYSSVGGIPIDTLIPAERIAEIVQRTRVGGGEIVSLLGNGSAYYAPAASLVHMTEAILKDKKRIIPVIALLEGEYGYENLFMGVPALLGAEGIERIFELELTAEEQAALDQSADSVRAVTSSVTM, from the coding sequence ATGGCCATCAGACGTTCTAAAATCACTATCGTAGGTGCCGGATTCACCGGCGCGACTACGGCGCTTATGCTTGCCCAGAAGGAGCTTGGCAATGTAGTGCTGCTTGACATTCCTCAGCTTGAGAATCAGACCAAGGGCAAGGTGCTGGATATGCTTCAAGCGGGACCCGTGCAGAACTTCGATGCTCAAATTACCGGAACCTCCAGCTATGAGGATGCAGCAGGCTCGGATATTGTCATCATTACGGCAGGAATCGCACGGAAGCCCGGCATGAGCCGTGATGATCTGGTCAACACGAATGCGGGTATCGTGAAGTCGGTCTGTGAGAATGTGAAGCGTGTGGCTCCAGAGTCCATTGTGATCATTCTGAGTAATCCGGTGGATGCCATGACCTATGTGGCGTATCATGCGCTCGGTTTTCCCAAGAACCGCGTAATTGGACAATCCGGTGTACTGGACACGGCCCGCTATTGCACCTTCATCGCTCAGGAGCTTAATGTATCGGTGGAGGATGTACGCGGATTCGTGCTGGGCGGCCATGGGGATGATATGGTGCCGTTAGTGCGTTATTCCAGCGTGGGCGGTATTCCGATCGACACCCTGATCCCGGCAGAGCGCATTGCGGAGATTGTGCAGCGTACCCGTGTCGGCGGCGGTGAGATTGTCAGCCTGCTGGGGAACGGCAGCGCGTATTATGCTCCGGCTGCCTCGCTGGTTCATATGACGGAGGCTATTCTCAAGGACAAGAAACGGATCATACCGGTAATCGCTCTGCTTGAGGGTGAATACGGCTATGAGAACCTGTTCATGGGAGTTCCTGCGCTTTTGGGAGCGGAGGGCATTGAGCGGATTTTTGAACTGGAGCTTACGGCGGAGGAACAGGCGGCACTCGATCAGTCCGCTGATTCGGTCCGAGCGGTGACTTCTTCGGTAACTATGTAA